A genome region from Crossiella equi includes the following:
- a CDS encoding CPBP family intramembrane glutamic endopeptidase encodes MTTTADVAAHGVGRGRRNYLAAEFVLVFFGVVTLYWLFTIPGGPIPLLVVLGVGSVVYLRRQPDFDRASFWRAGAVRAHLPKMLLLWGATAALGLVCLWLFSPERLFELPRNNPTTWLFIMVFYPLLSVYPQELIFRSFLFHRYAPVFGNGLGMVAASAVAFGFVHIIFGNVLSVVLTVIGGGIFANRYRRTGSVFAAWVEHGLYGLLVFTIGYGDFFYHGAAGR; translated from the coding sequence ATGACCACCACGGCCGACGTGGCCGCCCACGGCGTCGGCCGGGGCCGGCGCAACTACCTGGCCGCCGAGTTCGTGCTGGTGTTCTTCGGTGTCGTCACGCTCTACTGGCTGTTCACCATTCCGGGCGGGCCCATTCCGCTGCTCGTGGTGCTCGGTGTCGGCTCGGTGGTCTACCTGCGCCGTCAGCCCGACTTCGACCGGGCCAGCTTCTGGCGCGCGGGCGCGGTGCGGGCGCACCTGCCGAAGATGCTGTTGCTGTGGGGCGCGACCGCGGCGCTCGGCCTGGTCTGCCTGTGGCTGTTCAGCCCGGAGCGGCTGTTCGAGCTGCCCAGGAACAACCCCACGACCTGGCTGTTCATCATGGTGTTCTACCCGCTTCTGTCGGTGTACCCGCAGGAACTCATCTTCCGGTCGTTCCTGTTCCACCGGTACGCTCCCGTGTTCGGCAACGGCCTGGGAATGGTCGCCGCCAGTGCCGTGGCCTTCGGTTTCGTGCACATCATCTTCGGGAACGTGTTGAGCGTGGTACTCACCGTCATCGGCGGGGGGATCTTCGCCAACCGATACCGCCGGACCGGGTCGGTGTTCGCGGCCTGGGTCGAGCACGGGCTCTATGGGCTCCTGGTCTTCACCATCGGGTACGGAGATTTCTTCTACCACGGCGCGGCCGGTCGCTGA